A single region of the Candidatus Micrarchaeia archaeon genome encodes:
- a CDS encoding MscL family protein — translation MGLVQEFKEFLNEYKVLGVAVAFIMAGAATALVQALVSDIIMPIANPLLSSTGGNWQTATFALGPVNIAGGHFLFAIINFIILALVVFMIAKYVMKEEKVGKK, via the coding sequence ATGGGATTAGTTCAAGAATTTAAAGAATTTTTAAATGAATATAAAGTCTTGGGAGTTGCAGTAGCTTTTATTATGGCAGGTGCAGCAACAGCATTAGTTCAAGCATTAGTTTCTGATATTATTATGCCTATTGCAAATCCTTTATTATCTTCTACAGGGGGAAATTGGCAAACAGCAACATTTGCATTAGGGCCAGTTAATATCGCAGGGGGGCATTTCTTATTTGCTATAATTAATTTCATAATATTAGCATTAGTTGTATTTATGATTGCTAAATATGTAATGAAAGAAGAAAAAGTTGGTAAAAAATAG